The nucleotide sequence AGCCGCCTCCGGACTGCAACGGGCCGAATACTACCGGTGGGTGTATGAGAACAAGCCCGCCTGGCAGATTTTCTGATCAGACCACCAGCCATTACCAATCAACTGTCAAACCCGAACCATGAATCCATCCACAGCACCCATCAGTCCGCGCCGTAATTTTCTCAAGGCCCTCGGCGGAATCACCGCGGGGATCGCCGCGCTTCCAACTTTTTCAGCCGCGCAGGCCGGCGGAGAGGGCGCGTCCGCGCGTCCTTCCCAATCGAAATACATGGGAGATTTCGCGGCGCCGAAGCTTGAGACGGTGAAGGTCGCCATCATTGGTGTCGGTGCGAGGGGCTCCGGCCATGCGGCGCAGCTGGCGTCTCTCAAGGGTGTTGAGTTCGTTGGCATCTGCGACCTGGTCGAGTCCCGGGCGAAAAAATCGGAAGCGGCCGTCACCAAGGCGGGGCACAAGCCGAAGGTCTACTTCGGCGACAAGGAGGCATGGAAGAGGATGCTCGCGGAGACGAAGCCCGACGCGGTTTTCATCGTGACACCATGGGACGATCACGCCCCGATGTGCGTCGCCGCGATAAAGGCGGGAGCCCACGCCTTTTCGGAAGTTCCCATCGCCTGCACGATCCAGGAGATGTGGGACATCGTCGATACCTCGGAAGCCACGGGCAAGCACTGCATGATGATGGAGAACGTCAACTATGGACGCGAGGAACTGCTCTATCTCAACATGGTCCGCCAGGGCGCCATCGGTGAGCTGCTCCATGGTGAGGCGGCGTATATCCATGAACTCCGCAGCCAGATGGAAAATGGCGATTCCACAGGTTCGTGGCGGACATTCCAGTATGCGAAGCGGAATGGGAACCTCTATCCGACCCACGGTCTCGGTCCTGTGGCGCAATACATGAATCTCGGCCGGACGGAGGACAACTTCAGCCGGATCGTCTCGTTTTCCTCACCTGCCAAAGGCCGGGCGTTGTATGCGAAGAAATCCACCAAACTCACGAATCCCGAATTCAAGGATCTGGATTTCAAGGGTGGCGACATGAGCACCTCCATCATCAAGACGGCGCTCGGCCGCACCATCATGGTGCAATGGGATGAAACCTCCCCGCGACCTTATTCGCGGCACAACCTGATCCAGGGAACCAAGGGGACGCTGGCCGGTTTCCCGAACCGGATCGCGATCGAAGGAGTCACCAAGAGCTATCACGAGTGGGCGGAGGAGGAGGCGTGGGAGGAAATCGCCGCCAAATACGAGCATCCCCTCTACAAACGCATGGGCGAGCTTTCGAAAGAGATGGGAGGACATGGCGGAATGGATTACCTGATGTTGTTCCGGATCATCGAGTGTCTCCGGAAGGGAGAGCCGCTTGATCAGAATGTATATGAAGGTTGTTTCTGGTCCGCGGTGGGTCCTCTGAGTGAGAAGTCTGTCGCACAGGACGGCTCGTCACAGGTGTTTCCTGATTTCACCCGTGGCGGCTGGAAGACAACCAAACCGCTCGGCGTGATCTCCTGACCCGTGGACGGATCCGGCGTGCGGACGCCGGATCCCCAGGCCGGTTGTTGTCGGTTCCCATTGGTTGTTACCCAATTGGGGTGGGATTTGGAGCGGGATTTTGCTCGTATGGGTTTCCCCCGGGGATAAAATCCGGCACTTCCAGATGCCGGGTTCCCATCCATTTCAGGTTTTGAAACATCGCCTCCTCGCGGCGATGATCCTGATGGTGCTATTCTTCCTCGCCCAAGCACCGGCGGTGGTTGGCCAGGAAGTCCTGACTACCCTTGAATCGCTGGACAAGACCATGGCGAAAAAGGGCGGGATCAGCCTTTCCTTTGAATTGGAGGGGGTCGTCTGTGGAGTGAATCCACGGATGTCCAGTCTGGTGCTGCAGGATGACACGTCCACGATGCTGCTCGAACTGCCGGAAGTGCCCGCGGATTTCGTACCCGGAGCGAGGGTCCGGATCATCGGCCGGAATTCATGGGTTTACCGTGGGACCCACGGCATCCATCTGGGTACCGCCCCGCTTCTGGGAGTGGACGGCCTCCACGCCGGCATCGCCCAGAAGGCGGTGGTGAACCTGGA is from Luteolibacter yonseiensis and encodes:
- a CDS encoding Gfo/Idh/MocA family protein; protein product: MNPSTAPISPRRNFLKALGGITAGIAALPTFSAAQAGGEGASARPSQSKYMGDFAAPKLETVKVAIIGVGARGSGHAAQLASLKGVEFVGICDLVESRAKKSEAAVTKAGHKPKVYFGDKEAWKRMLAETKPDAVFIVTPWDDHAPMCVAAIKAGAHAFSEVPIACTIQEMWDIVDTSEATGKHCMMMENVNYGREELLYLNMVRQGAIGELLHGEAAYIHELRSQMENGDSTGSWRTFQYAKRNGNLYPTHGLGPVAQYMNLGRTEDNFSRIVSFSSPAKGRALYAKKSTKLTNPEFKDLDFKGGDMSTSIIKTALGRTIMVQWDETSPRPYSRHNLIQGTKGTLAGFPNRIAIEGVTKSYHEWAEEEAWEEIAAKYEHPLYKRMGELSKEMGGHGGMDYLMLFRIIECLRKGEPLDQNVYEGCFWSAVGPLSEKSVAQDGSSQVFPDFTRGGWKTTKPLGVIS